GAGCCTGTCGGCTCCGGCTGACGTTGTGCCTGCCCTCCGGGCATCAACACCCGGAAACGCAAGGTTGTCGGATCGCAACGGCAGATCCGATCGAAGTCTCCGAAGGAATGACGGCGAACGCCAGCAAGCCTTCATCGACCGATTCTTCAGCAACACCCCCATTCCCCGGAAGAGCCGGATTTTCTGTCCTGGACGAGGTCACGAATCCATACGATTTGCCGCAGGTCCGGTCTTCCCGTCTCGTCCGCTACGGCGGCTGGGATCAACGTGTCCGCCGGATGCTTTACGCGACATGTTCCGCGAATAGTTCTGCGATCACATCTTCCAGCGGACGTTCGGCGACGCTGACGTCTTCGATCGTGTATTGGCTCAGGATACCGGAAAGCACGCCGGACACTTTCTGACGTTCCACCTGCAGGCGAATTTTTGGAAAGCGGTTCTCCAGGACCAGGCCGAAACGATCGATGCCGGCCGGTTCGCTGCTGTTGGCAAAGTGTAACTCGATGATCTTGTCGCGGCTGAAACGGTCGGTGATCTGGTTCAGTGATCCGTCGTGAATCACCGTGCCCTTGTTGATCACGATCGCTCGTTCGCAAAGTGCTTCCACGTCTTTCATGTAGTGGCTGGTCAGAATGACGGTGATGTTCTGCTCCTTCTGATAGCGGCGCAGGAACTGCTGCACCTTGCGCTGGCTGACGACGTCCAGGCCGATCGTGGGTTCGTCCAGAAACAGCACGTCGGGCCGGTGCAGCAGAGCGGCGATGAGTTCCATCCGCATGCGTTCACCCAGCGACAGTTCCCGCACCGGCTGGCTCATCAGAGCAACGACGTCCAGCAATTCGGTCAGTTCTGTCAGCCGGGGCTGATAGTCGGCGTTGTCGATGCGATAGATTTCCTTGTGCAGCCGGAACGATTCCTGAGCCGGCAGGTCCCACCACAGTTGTTCCTTCTGCCCGGTAACGAGCGAAAATCGGCGGCGGTACGCGTTCTCGCGTTTCCACGGAACATAGCCC
This region of Planctomycetaceae bacterium genomic DNA includes:
- a CDS encoding ABC transporter ATP-binding protein, coding for MSAIEVRNLCRTYKVFRKREGLFASLSGLFHREFREVRAVNDVSFDIRTGEMLAFLGPNGAGKTTTLKLLSGLIVPTSGTATVLGYVPWKRENAYRRRFSLVTGQKEQLWWDLPAQESFRLHKEIYRIDNADYQPRLTELTELLDVVALMSQPVRELSLGERMRMELIAALLHRPDVLFLDEPTIGLDVVSQRKVQQFLRRYQKEQNITVILTSHYMKDVEALCERAIVINKGTVIHDGSLNQITDRFSRDKIIELHFANSSEPAGIDRFGLVLENRFPKIRLQVERQKVSGVLSGILSQYTIEDVSVAERPLEDVIAELFAEHVA